TTGCGCAGCTTCTGCTCCTCGTCGGTCTCGTTCAGACCGTCGTCGACGAGGGAGCCCGCCAGCGGGAGCACGTTGAAGGCGATGGCGCGCTTGTAGACGTTCGGCTCGGGGAATTCGACCGCCCGGCCGTCGTGGGTGAGCTTGTCGGCCTCGGCGGCGACCTTCTGCACCTGGCCGTGCAGCTCGGCCACGCCCGCGAGACCGGAGCCGGACACCGCCTGGTAGGTGGCGACGACCAGCGCCTCCAGGCCCGCCTCCTCGTGCAGCGGCTTCAGGACCGGCATCGCGGCCATCGTGGTGCAGTTCGGGTTGGCGATGATGCCCTTGGGGCGGTCGGCGACCGCGTGCGGGTTCACCTCGGAGACCACCAGGGGTACGTCCGGGTCCTTGCGCCAGGCGGAGGAGTTGTCGATCACGACGGCGCCCTGGGAGGCGACCTTCTCGGCCAGCGCCTTGGAGGTCGCGCCGCCCGCGGAGAAGATCACGATGTCCAGGCCGGTGTAGTCGGCGGTCGCCGCGTCCTCCACGGTCACGCCGTCCAGCACGGTGCCGGCCGAGCGCGCCGAGGCGAACAGGCGCAGCTGGGTCACCGGGAAGTCGCGCTCCGTGAGGATCCTGCGCATGACCGTGCCGACCTGACCGGTGGCTCCGACGATTCCGACCCTCACAGCGACTCCCTCTATCTGTCTCGTCCATGACCGGGGCTTTTCCATCATGCGGCCGACCCCGGTCATGCTGTCCAATTCTTTGCGAGGCGTGCCCGAGGAGTGGGACACGATCACCCGGCGGACGGTTCCGTACCTCCGCCGGACACCCCTGTGAGCTGGAGAAATTCCCTCCGGCGGGGGCCAGGGCCGCAAGCTGTGCTGTCCGGCCCCTGCCCGTGCGGTCCCCCGCCACACGGCGATGTGACGTACGCCTCTGCGGACCGCCGAAGACCCGTCCGAACGTTTCGGCCCGCCGCCGCGTCGTAGGGGCGAACGCGTGAGGGGGTGGGCCTGTGCTGCGCGGAGGGGCGCGCCGCGACCAGGGCGAGTACGCCGCCGGTACGGACCGCGGGGACCGTACCGGCGACGATCCGCTGGACGCGGCCCAGGAACGCCGGGTGCGGGCGGTGCTCGCGCTCGGCGGGGTGCCGCAGTCGGACCTGCCGGACGGGGTGCAGCAGGTACGGCTGCGGCTGCTGGAGCGGACCGCGAGCGGGCGCCAGGCGCCGCGGGACGTGTCGGCGTGGGCGGCGGTGGTCGCCTCCAATCTCGCCATGGACTGGCACCGGGCCAAGCGGCGCCGGGACCGGCTGGGGGAGCGGCTGGCCGCGCTGCGCGAGCCCGCGCGCCCCTCCGGGGAGGAGACCAGCCTGCTCTCCCTCGCCGTCGCCCAGGGCCTGGACGAACTCCCCGCCGCCCAGCGGCAGGTCGTCGTCCTGCGCTTCTTCGCCGACCTGCCCGTCCGGGCCATCGCCGAGGAGCTGGCCATCCCCGAGGGCACGGTCAAGAGCAGGCTGCACACGGCGATCCGCGCTCTGCGCGACCGTCTGCACGAGGACGAGGTGGTGTGACGTGACCGCCGGATTCGGGGGTGCGCAGGGGGCGGACGGCACGGACGGTGCCGCAAACGCCGGGGAGTACGGCGGTATGGACGCGTTGATGGCCGCCATCACGGGGGAACCGCTGCCGGAGGAGGCCCACCGCGATCCGGGCTTCCTCGCCGAACACCGGGCGGCCGAGGCCGATCTGGCGGTGCTGAAGGATCAGCTGACCCGGCTCGCGGAGGCGCTGACCGGGGAGCGGGCGGACGGGGCGGCGCCCGCCGAGGGGGCCGTGAGCCCTCGGCCGGCGTCCCGCCCGCGCGATGTCACGCGACCGGTGAGGTCAGGGCACCGGCCCCTGAGCCCCGGCCGGCCCGCGCGCCTAGGTCGGCCTCCGCGCCCCGGCCGGCCCTCCGGACCGCGCCGGGCGCTGCGGATCGCGTTCGCCTCGCTCGCCGGGGCCGCGGCCTTCGCCCTGGTCGTCGGGTTCGGCTGGATGGTGACGCACACCGGTGCCTCGGACGACACCAGCGCGAGCGCCGCGGGCAGGAGCGCGGGCGACGCCCGGGCCAAGGTCTCCGGGGACGGCGGGCGCCCGTCCGACCCGGAACTGGACCTGGCCTGCTCCCGGCTGGTCGTGGAGGGCACCGTGGCCGAGGTGGAGCCGCGGAAGCCGAGTCCCTGGTCCCGGATCACGCTGACCGTGATCCGCTCCTACAAGCCCGCGCACGGCCCGGCCCGGGTCGTCTTCCTGCTCGACGGCGGCGCGCGACCGGCCCCGCGCCCGGGCCAGCACGTACTGGTCCAGGTCGGCGTGGGGCAGCGCAAAGCGAGCCTGTGGGCCGTCGGGGACACCCGCGTGGCCGTCGACCGTGCCTGGATCACCGAGGCGCTGCCCAGGTCCCGGCACCTGACCTGCCCCACCGAGGGGGCGCCGGCCGACAGGCCGTGACCAGGGTGGGGGTGTCCCGTATGGCGCGTGATGCGGTCAGTTGTCCTTCGAGCGCGCGTAATGCCGGGACGCCTTCGCGCGGTTGCCGCACGCGGCCATCGAGCACCAGCGGCGGGTGCCGTTCCGGGACGTGTCGAAGAAGTGCAGGATGCAGCTGCCGCCGGAGCAGGTCCGGATGCGTTCCGGGGCCCGGGTGATCAGCTCCAGGTAGTTCCGGGCGGCGAGCCAGGCCGGCGCCCACGACGGATCGGCGAACTCCGGCTCCTCGGCGGGGCCCTCCGGGGTCAGCCGGGCCCGGATCCGCCCGTGTGCCAGTACGGCGTCCACGAGCGGCGCGGCCTGGGCCCATGACCCGTGCACCGCGGCCCTGATCGCCTCGCGCGCCTCGCGCAGATGCTCCAGCGTCTCCGCGTCGGCCGGGTGCTCCCCGGCCAGCCCGTTGCTCGCGAGCCACACCGCCATTCCCTCGGTGTCCCCGAGCAGGTCCTGGGTGACGCCTTCCTTGTTCCACCGGGTGTTGAGCAGGTCGAGCGCGAGGGGCTCACCGGTGAGCGGGCGGGGATCGCGGGCGGTGGACATCGGGCACTCCCTCTCGTCTAACCGCTCAATTGTATGTGACCGGTTGACCGCCTGTCTCTAACCACCTAATCTTATCTATGAAGGTTAGACAGCTCGAAGGAGAACACCATGGCTCCGCGCATCGCGCACGCCGGTCTGAACGTCACCGACCTCGACCGCTCACTCGCCCTCTACCGCGACCTCCTCGGCTTCGCCGTGCTCGCCGAGGGCAAGGAGGACGACCAGCGCTGGGCGATGCTGGGGGAGAGCGGCGGCGCCCCGCTCGTCACCCTCTGGCAGCAGGCCCAGGGCTCGTACGACAGCGGTCGCCCCGGACTGCACCACCTCGCCTTCACGGTCGACTCGATCGACCGCGTCCGGGAGTACGAGACGGCGCTGCGGGACGCCGGAGTCGACTTCGCCCATGACGGCGTGGTCGCCCACCGCGAGGGCGGCACCTCGGGCGGGATCTTCTTCCACGACCCCGACGGCATCCGCCTGGAGATCGCCGCCCCCCTCGGCCCCGACGGCGCCCCGGCTCCTCACGCGGACGCCCCGACCTGCGGCTTCTTCTAGCCATGGGCACCTACCACGCGGGCTCGCTCGCCGTGCAGGACCTCCTGGGCGTCCGCGACCGCGCCGCCCACGTGGGCCGCTCCCTCGGCCAGGACATCAAGCCGGTCGCGGCGGCCTTCCTGGAACTCCAGCCACTACTGGTGGTGGGAGCGGCGGACCCGGGGACGGGGAGGGTGTGGGCGTCCGCCCTCACGGGGACCCCGGGCTTCGTCCGGGCCACGGGCCCGCGACAGATGTCGGTCGTCTCGGACTCCGGACGGGACAGCCGGCCTCAAGGGGCGCGGGGCCGTGGCCGACCTACGGCTGCCGCCGCGTGGGCGCGACCGGCCACGGGCGAGCCGCACCCGCGCGACGACGCCGGCGACCCGCTCACCACGGCGCTGAAGACCCCCGGCACCCCCGTCGGCACCATCGCCCTGGACCCCCGAACCCGCCGCCGTATGCGCCTCAACGGCCGGCTGCGGCCGACGTCCCGCGGGTTCGCCGTCGAGGCGGACCAGGTCTTCTCCAACTGCCCCAAATACATCCAGCGCAGGGAGACGTACGAGACACCCGATGGCCGTACGCCGGACAGTCCGCACCGACTGACCGAACTCGCCCAGCCGCAACAGGAGTTCGTGCAGAGGGCCGACACCTTCTTCATGGCCACCGTGCACCCCGGCGGAGCCGACGTGAGCCACCGCGGCGGCAACCCCGGATTCGTCCAGGTCGCATCCCCGCACGAACTGACCTGGCCCGACTACCCCGGCAACGCCATGTTCCTCACCCTCGGCAACCTGCGCAGCGACCCCCGCGCCGGACTGCTCTTCCTCGACTGGACCACCGGCACCACCCTCCAGTTCACCGGAGAGGCCCGCGCCGAGTTCACGGCGGCCGGCGAGCGCCGCGTCCGCTTCACGCTCACCGAGGCCCTGTGGACCCCGTCCGCCCTCCCGCTGCGCTGGTCCGCACCCGAATATTCACCGGCGAACCCGGACCTGCCGGGCTAACGTCCGGGAATGCGACGGAAGTTGAGGGTGGCGGCCTACGCCGTATGCGTCCGCGACGGACAGATCCTGCTCGCGCGTTCCCCCGGCCCCGGCCCGGCTCCCGAGTGGGTGCTGCCGGGTGGCGGCATGGAGCACGGCGAGGACCCGTACGACACGGTCCGCCGCGAGGTAAGCGAGGAGACCGGCTACCGCATCGCGGTGACCGGTCTCCTCGGCGTGGACTCGCAGCGGCTGACCGTGGCCCGTCACCGCCGCACCGACTACCACGCCCTGCGGATCGTCTACGAAGGCGAGGTCATCGGCGGTGAACTCCGCTACGAAGTCGGCGGGTCCACCGATTTCGCGGCATGGCAGGAGCTTTCGGCCGTGCCGGAGCTGAACCGGGTGCCCCTGGCCGACATCGCGCTGCGGCTCTGGCGGGAACGTCCCGCGAGCGGCCGTCTCACCGCCGAGGCCCCTCCCCTGCCCCGGCAGGTGAACGAGGAGTAACTGCCCCTCGGCCGCCCGCAATCCACTCCATGACCGCATCCCGTACCCCGTGATCCACGTACGGTGATGGGCGCTGCGCGTTGCCGCCGAGTTCACGCGCAGGTCATCCCCGGTGCCAACGATCCACAGGAGCGGGGCGTTCGCGGCAGCGACGGCCCGCGACCACCGCCGACGCGTTCGCACCCGGGGAGATCGCGCCATGTCGCGCATACGCTCTGTCGCCACCTCCGCTCTGGGGGTCAACCGCCGTACCGTCCTCGCCGCCGCCGGAGCGGTCTCGCTCTCCGCGGGCGTCGGCTACGCCCTGCGCCCCACCGACAGCGAGGCCGCGACCACCGCGCCGGTCGCCCACGCGCGGCAGGCCACCGCCGCGACCCCGCTCGCCCCCTACACCAAGGGCACCACCCTCGCCTCCGTCGCCGCGCCCCGGAACAGCTCCGGCTATCGCCGGCTCGGTGACGGGCCCGGCTGGTCGCGCGTGGTGCGCGGTGAGCTGGCCACGCCCAAGTCCGGCCGGGCGGGCCGCCGTACGACCCTCGCGGCGTTCGTGCAGCTCACCGACCTGCACCTGATGGACGTTCAGCACCCGCTGCGCTGGGAGTTCCTGCGCGCGGCCGACCCGCACACCTGGCGGCCGCAGGAGGCGCTCACCGTGCCCGGTGCGATCGCGCTCGTCGAGCGGGTGAACGCGCTCAAGGGCGCCCCCGCCACCGGAGCCCCGCTGCACTTCGTCATGACCACCGGCGACAACACCGACAACAACGCCCACTCCGAACTGGAGTGGTTCATGAAGGTGATGAGCGGCGGCCGGATCAGCCCCAACTCCGGTGACCCGCGGCACTACGAGGGTGTGCAGAACAGCGGTCTGAAGCTGTTCTGGCAGCCCGACGCCACCCTCCGCGACAACGACAAGGCGCTCGGCTTCCCGCAGCTGAAGGGCTTCCTGGCCGCCGCGGTCCGCGAGGTGCGCAGCCCCGGCCTCAACCTGCCCTGGTACTCCACCGTCGGCAACCACGACGCCCTCGCGCTCGGCGCCTACGGCTCCCGCGGCGACCGCTACCTCGCCGAGGCGGCCATCGGCGGCAAGAAGCTGATGCAGGTCCCGGCCGCCGATGCGAAAAAGCTCCTCGCCTCCATCAACAACGGCACCGACCCCAAGGGCGCCGGCTACCGGGACTTCCTCAAGGCCCACGCCCGCTCGATGCGTTCGGTCACGCCGGACGACAGGCGCGCCCCCTACACCCCGGCCGACTACCTCAAGGCCCACCTCGACCCGGCCCACCAGGGCCTCGGCCCGGTCGGGCACGGCTACTCCTCGGCGAACCTCGACGCGGGCACCCAGTACTACGCCTTCCGCATCTCCGAGGACGTCATCGGCATCAGCCTCGACACCACCGACGCCGGCGGCCACTACGAGGGCTCCCTCGGCACCGCCCAGCTGAACTGGCTGGATGGGACGCTGAAGGACAACAAGGACTCCTACGCCGTCGTCTTCAGCCACCACACCAGCACATCGATGGACAACACCCGCCCCGACCCGGCCCGCCCGGGCGAGAAGCGGCACAGCGGCGCCGAGGTGCTCTCCGTGCTCGGCGCGCACGCCAATGTGCTGGCCTGGGTGAACGGCCACATGCACAGGAACCTCATCACCCCGCACCAGGGCTCCGGCGGCCGCTCCTTCTGGGAGATCTCCACCGCCTCGCACATCGACTTCCCGCACCTGGCGCGGATCATCGAGCTGGTGGACAACAAGGACGGCACGCTCTCCGTGTTCACCACGCTGATCGAGTCCGCCGCCCCGCACCGCACCGACTTCACCGACCTCTCCCAGACCGGCCTCGCCGCCCTCTACCGCGAGCTGGCCTACAACGCCCCCGGCGCCGCCAAGACCCTCGCGGGCGGCGCGGGGGACCGGAACACGGAGCTGGTGCTGAAGAAGGGCTGATATTCACCCAACCGGCGTACAGTCGGGCAACCTTCGCGCATGCCGCACCGGTTTGTCCTCCCGACCGCACCGAACACACAGGTTGGGGGAAGACATGCGCGTACGTACGACTCTGCTGGGTGCCGCGGCCCTGCTCCTCGCGGGGGCCGTGGCCGCCCCGGCGGTGGCCGTCTCCGGGAGCGAGGGGCACGCCGCCACCCGCAAGGCCGTCGAGGCCATGGTCGCGGCCGGCGTGCCCGGTGTGACCGCCACCGCGGCGGACGTCCACGGCACCTGGTCCATGACCGCCGGCGTGGGCGACATCCGCACGGGCGAGCCCCGCTCCACTGCCGACCGCTACCGCGTCGGCAGCATCACCAAGACCTTCGTCGCCACCGTCCTGCTCCAGTTGGAGGCGGAGGGCCGGCTGTCCCTGGACGACACGGTGGACACCTGGCTGCCGGGCGTCGTCCGCGGCCACGGCCACGACGGCCGGCACATCACCGTCCGCCGGCTGCTGAACCACACCAGCGGCATCTTCAGCTTCACCGAGGACAAGGACTTCCAATCCGCCTACTTCACCAAGGACGGCTTCTACCGGCACCGCTACGACACGCTCACCCCGCGCGAGCTGGTGGCGATCGCCATGCGGCACAAGCCGGACTTCGCGCCGGGCGCGTCCTGGCACTACTCCAACACCAACTTCGTGGTCGCCGGCATGGTGATCGAGAAGGTGACGGGGCATTCGTACGCCACCGAGATCAAGCGGCGCATCCTCGCCCCGCTGCGTCTGCGGGCCACGTCCCTGCCCGGTACGAGGCTCACCGTCCCGCGGCCGAGCAGCCGGGCCTACTCGAAATTCACCGACCCGAAGGGCCCCGTCTACGACGTCACCGCCCTCAACCCCTCCATCGCCTCCTCCGCGGGCGAGATGATCTCGGACTCCGCCGACCTGGACCGCTTCTACGGCGCCCTGCTCGGCGGAAGGCTCCTTCCGCCGCGGCAGCTGAAGGAGATGAAGACCACGGTGGAGATGAAAGACTCCGCGTATCCGGGCGGCTATGGCCTCGGCATCATGGAGACGCCGCTGAGCTGCGGTGTTCGAGTGTGGGGCCATGACGGCGGCATTCACGGTTCCACGTCGACGGCGGTGACGACGCAGGACGGGCGGCGTTCCCTGGCCTTCAATTCGAACGGCGACTGGACCGGCGACGGGCGCAAGATCGTCGAGGGGGAATTCTGTTAGGCACCGTTTCATTCGCGTCATTGTGCGTTAACCCGGACGCAATGTCCGTACCGCCTCATATCGGCTAACCCGCTATGGACGGGGATGGCTCGATCTTCTCGATCATTTATGCAAGGCGGGTGGTCGTGTGCGCACTACACACGGACTGCGAGTGCTGTCGGTCTACGAGGGTTTCTTCTCCGGAGGAGCCCGGATCGTGCACAGTGACGTCGTACTGGGACTGGCCGAGGGCGGCCAGTCCCACCAGGTGCTCAGCATCCATGGCGAGGTCCGGCGCGAGGCCACCCGGCAGCGCATGGAGGACGACTCCTGCTACCGGGCGCTGACCGCCGGCGGCGTCGGCGTCACCTCGCTCGGCCGCAGCGCCGGCCTGGTGGACGGGGCCCTCGCGGCGAACCTTTTCAGCGGGCCCGAGCTGGCCGAAACCGCTCGGGCCATGGCCGGGGCGGATGTGATCCTCTCCCTGAAGGAGCAGCCGCTGGCCCTGCTGAACCAGGCCGGCCTGCCCCGCCGCCCGGTCGTGGTCGGTCTGCACCGGTCCGACCCGGAGAACCAGGGCCCCGCCCTGGAGGAGCTGAAGGCCGCCATCGCCGACGGCACGGTGGCCGCGTGCGTGTGCTGCGCCGAGTCCACGCGGGCCGCCTACGAGGCCGCCGGCATCCCGGCCCGGCTGCTGCACGTCATCCCCAACGGCGTCGACCTGCTCCGCTTCCGCCCGGACCCGGCCGCGCGGCTCGCCTTCCGCGCCTCGCAGGGGATCCCCGACCGTGCGCCCGTGGTCGTCTTCGCGGCCCGGTACGCCGCGATGAAGAACGTCCCCCTGCTGCTGCGGGCGGCCCGCGCCTGGCTCGGCCGCGAGCCCGAGGGGCACGTCGTGATGTGCGGCGCGGGCATGAACGACACCAACCCGGCCCTGTGGGCGGACATCGAGATCGCGTTCGGCGCGGACCGGCACCTCGCGGAAAGGATTCACCTGCTCGGGGTGCGCCGCGACATGGAGGCCGTCTACGCGGGCGCCGACGTCGTCGCCCTGACCTCGGCCTCGGGTGAGGCGGCGCCGCTGTGCCTGATCGAGGGCATGATGTGCGGCGCCGTCCCGGTGACGACGGACGTGGGCGACAGCGCGTCGATCGTCGAGGGCCTCGGCTTCGTCACCCCGCCGGACCCGGCCGCGATCGCCCTGGCCTGGTCCGCCGCGGCCGGCGGACGCACCGGGCTCGCCCCGGCCCTGGACGCCGCCCGCGAGCGCTTCAGCCGCACCCGCATGATCGCGGCCTACGCCACCCTGCTCGACGAGGTGTACGCCTCACACGTCGGCGGGCAGCGGGTCGTGGCCCAGCACGCCGCGGGCGACGCCGTCGCGCCACCGGCCGTCCCGGAAGACGACGCCCCGCAGTACGCCCTCGCGGGTGAACCCGGCCTTCTCCAGGGCCCGCTGCTGGGCGACGTTCTCGGACTCGGTGTCGGCCTCGATCCGCATCACGGGCGTGTGGGCGAAGAGGTACCGGACGAGCTGTAGCCGGGCCCGGGTGCCGATGCCCCGGCCACGGGCCTCGGACCCCGTCAGGAAACCCGGTCGAGCACCGGGAGGTAGCCGAGCGACTGGCCCGGTGCCGTGGGGTGGTACGACTCGGTGGGGGCCAGCACGTCGACGCTGTGCAGCCAGGGGGCCGCGGAGCAGATCTCGTGGCCGGCGAAGGCTCCCCTGACGTCGGCGAAGGCGAACCCGTGGGCGGCGGCGCGGCGGGCGATCAACGCGTCGAGGTGGTCCACACCCTCGTTGAGGGCGGCGCGCGCGGTGTCCTGGAGGCCCACTTCGCAGGCGCCTCTCAGGTGGTACAGGTGCGGATAGCCGAGCACCACGACGCGGGCGCCGGGAGCCCGGTCCCTGATGGCCGAGTAGAGCCGGTCGAGGCTGTCCCCGAGGGACCTGTCCACCGTGGCGCGGGCGGCGGCGACGGCCGACAGGCAGCGGCTGGTGCCGCCCAGTGCACAGGTCGTCATCACGACGCCGAAACCCGCGTCCATGCCGCCGACGGTGAGGGTGACCAGCCTGGTGCCGGCGCCGAGCGTACCGAGCTGACCGGACAGGACGTCGCTCGTCCGGGCGTGGTTGCACGCGGCGAAGGCGAAGGCCGCCATCTTGTGCGCCGAGGCCCACAGGACCGGGTACGCCCGGCCGCTGCGCTTGCAGTTCGTGCCGGTGGGGAGGTAGTCGCCGGCACCGAGCCCGGCGGAGTAGGAGTCGCCGAGGGCCACATAGCCCACGGGTGCCGTCCGGGGCGCCGCCTGTCCCGTGCCGGGGGCGGCGACGAGGCAGGCCGTGGCGAGCACGAGGGCCGCCGAACACGCGGCTGTCCGGGTATGTCGCATACCTCTCATCTTTCGTGGCCCGGGCCGCGCCGCCCGCGAGGCTCGTCCGTTCGGGTGAACCGGCGTGACGCACGAGGAGGGGCCACCGGATCGGCCCCGGTGGCCCCTCCTCTCCCCTCCTGAGGGCTCCCCGCGGCCCTCCTGATGCCTCCCGGTCCGTCACTACCGGGGAAGCACCACGACGTACGCGGCCGGGTCGCGGTCGGCGGACGCCATCAGGGCCGTACGCACCACCGTCGCCTGCTGTTCCATGCCGTCCCTGAGCTTCTTCGGCGTGATGTACACGACCGTGATCCCGAGGCGCTCCAGGTGCTCGCGCTTGCGGGCGTACTCCGACCACAGCGCGTCCTCGTCCTCCCGATGGCCTTGCCGGGGCGCCCGCGTGTCCAGCTCCACCGCCACCGCCTGGTCGGGCCAGTACGCGTCCAGGCCGCCCAGGTGCGGCCCGCCGGGCAGGCGCAGGTCGACGTTCCAGACCGGGTCGGGCAGCCCGTACTCGCTGACCATCCGGTACAGCCGGTCCTCGGCGATCGAGCGGCCCTCGGCCACGAGCGCGTCCACGGCGTCCACCACATGGGGCCGGTTCAGCAGCTTGGCCTGGGTCAACTGCCGTACCACCGCGGCCGGTTCGCAGTGGCCGCCGCGCACCGCCTCGGTCAGCAGCCGCCGTACCGCCGCCGCGTCCGTCAGCTCCGCCACCGCGTCCGCCAGCGCCCGCGGCACCGGCGCCACCGGCAGGCCCGCCACCGCCTTCGGCGTGGGCAGGGAGGGCGTGCGCAGCACCCGGACATAGCCCGAGGAGCGCAGCCGGCGCAGCCGTGGGACCAGGACGTCGACGCGGTCCAGGGAGAGCAGCGGCGGGGTGGTGGAGAAGCCGTGGAGGGTGAGGGCGGCGAGGCCCGTGATCATCGCCTCCGCGTAGACCGGGCGGTGCGGGTCCTGCGCCGTCGGCTGGGCCGGGACGCCCGGCGCGGACTCGCGGGCCGCGTACAGCAGGGACCCGTGCAGCCGCTCCTCGCTCGTCGGCGGGCCGGGGTGCAGCAGGACCACGTTCGGCAGCAGCAGCTGCCAGGGGCCGCCGGGGCGGCACTGCTCGGCCAGTTCGGCCGTCGTCACACCGTGCGAGCGGAGCTGAGCCGCCGTCAGAACCCGGCGGTGGACCTCGGAGAGGTGGCGGAGGGGGCGGGGGGAGAGCGGGGTGTTGTGCGTCATGGCGACGGGATTCCCGCGTCCGGTCCCACCCTTAACCGTTGTTACACGCCCGTCGAAGAATGCGGACAAGAGGGGACTAAAGGTCAGGTGTTCGGATGCCGAGTAGGGACGGGAAACCCCTGGTCCGATCGGGTGCGGACCAGGGGTTACGGTTCCGATTGACCGAATTCCGTAACGGTCACCGGCGGCCCAAGCCAAGGCCAAAGGTCGGGCCGGTGTCAGCCGGTGATCGCCGTCGCGTCGCACTCCTGTGCGCGCAGCGCCCGCGCCAGGTCGTCCCGCGCCTCCAGCACCAGCCGGCGCAGCGCCGGCGCCGCGTCCCGGTGCGCCGCCAGCCACGCGTCCGTCGCCTGAAGCGTCTCCGGGCGGTCCTGCAGCGCCGGGAACAGGCCCCGTACGACATCCATGCCGATCTGGATCGACCGCTCCCGCCACACCCGCTCGATCGCCGCGAAGTACTTCTGCGCGTACGGCGCGGTCAGCTCCCGCTGCGACGGCTGCCCGAAGCCCGAGATCGTCGCCTCCACCAGCGCGTTCGACAGCGCGTCGGACTCCACGACCTGCGCCCACGCCTGCGCCTTGACCGCCGCCGACGGGCGTGCCGCCAGGCACCGCACCTGATGGCGCTTGCCCGACGCCGTGTCGTCGCGGGCCAGTTCGGCCGCCAGCACCGACTCGTCCGCCGCCCCGTGCGCGGCCAGCGGCTCCAGGAACGCCCAGCGCAGCTCCTGGTCCACCTCCAGACCGTCGATCGACGTCGTCCCGTCCAGCAGGTCGCCCAGCAGCTTCAGGTCCGGTTCGGCGGCGGCCACGGTCGCGAAGAACCGCGCCCACGCCAGCTGGTGCTCGCTGCCCGGCTCGGCCGCCCGCAGTTCCCGCAGCGCACCCTCGGCCAGCAGCTCACCGCCGGTCGCCCGCCACTGCGGCGCCGCGTAGTGCACCAGCGCCGAGTTCGCCCACGCGTGCAGCATCTGCAGCACACCGATGTCCGACTCCCGGCCCCCGAACCGCAGCACCAGATCGACGAACTCCCGCGCCGGCAGCAGCGCGTCCCGCGTCATGTTCCACAGCGCCGACCAGCACAGGGCACGGGCCAGCGGGTCGGTCAGCAGGCCCAGGTGCGCCCGGAGCGTGTCCAGCGAGGTCTCGTCGAAACGGATCTTGCAGTACGTCAGATCGTCGTCGTTGACCAGGACCAGCTCCGGCGCCTCGGCGCCCGCCAGCTCCGCCACGACCGTACGCGGCTCGTGCGCGTCCGTCTCCACG
Above is a genomic segment from Streptomyces fodineus containing:
- a CDS encoding glycosyltransferase, with protein sequence MLSVYEGFFSGGARIVHSDVVLGLAEGGQSHQVLSIHGEVRREATRQRMEDDSCYRALTAGGVGVTSLGRSAGLVDGALAANLFSGPELAETARAMAGADVILSLKEQPLALLNQAGLPRRPVVVGLHRSDPENQGPALEELKAAIADGTVAACVCCAESTRAAYEAAGIPARLLHVIPNGVDLLRFRPDPAARLAFRASQGIPDRAPVVVFAARYAAMKNVPLLLRAARAWLGREPEGHVVMCGAGMNDTNPALWADIEIAFGADRHLAERIHLLGVRRDMEAVYAGADVVALTSASGEAAPLCLIEGMMCGAVPVTTDVGDSASIVEGLGFVTPPDPAAIALAWSAAAGGRTGLAPALDAARERFSRTRMIAAYATLLDEVYASHVGGQRVVAQHAAGDAVAPPAVPEDDAPQYALAGEPGLLQGPLLGDVLGLGVGLDPHHGRVGEEVPDEL